In one window of Helianthus annuus cultivar XRQ/B chromosome 17, HanXRQr2.0-SUNRISE, whole genome shotgun sequence DNA:
- the LOC110893355 gene encoding protein FAR-RED ELONGATED HYPOCOTYL 3-like, with protein sequence MRNQLRYKMVFVPFTGIGNHCRNVTLGAGLLSSESIESYKWLLNSFIKSFGRQPKVVVTDQDPAMKQAIEEVFSTSRHRLCMWHIMKKFADKVGHELCNNDEFKRRMCDIVWTDSIEPEEFERQWKLVMIEFGLSENKWIDDMFSMRNMWIPAFYRHEPMSGLMRTTSRSESENHFFCQVSNSQLTLVEFMNQFDGAMDVQRFNHRKNDHISRYTEPADWSENTLEKDAAKIYTRSIFFDQQIEIHGTISECLPMDTKIEGPQIRILMKDFKAHGDGLLEMFGVKEIPNKYFMKRWTKDVVPNELNVKYNLRVGDKDVQHKAKWIARVIIHTGEYLILKGKQQGKQQGKQQKKKMKGVQIEKDPRDKDNEVEDDKEEYEFEDYSSDDGSEEEDQWEEVSEDDEED encoded by the exons ATGAGAAACCAGCTCAG gtacaagatggtgtttgttccgttCACTGGCATTGGCAACCATTGTCGAAATGTAACCCTTGGAGCTGGGTTGTTGTCATCGGAGAGCATTGAATCCTATAAATGGCTTCTGAATTCATTCATAAAGTCATTTGGGCGGCAGCCAAAGGTTGTAGTGACGGACCAAGACCCTGctatgaaacaggctattgaggaggttttTTCTACCAGCAGACACCgattgtgcatgtggcacataatgaaaaaatTTGCAGATAAG GTTGGACACGAGTTGTGCAACAACgatgagtttaaaaggaggatgtgcgacATTGTATGGACTGATTCCATTGAGCCTGAAGAATTCGAGAGGCAGTGGAAGTTGGTGATGATTGAGTTCGGTCTCAGTGAaaacaaatggattgatgatatgttttcGATGAGAAACATGTGGATTCCGGCTTTTTACCGGCATGAGCCCATGTCTGGTCTCATGCGAACAACTTCGAGATCAGAGAGCGAGAATCATTTTTTTTGCCAGGTGTCAAATTCACAACTCACTCTTGTAGAGTTTATGAATCAATTTGACGGTGCAATGGATGTCCAAAGGTTCAATCATAGAAAgaatgatcatatttcaagatatactgagccTGCTGATTGGAGCGAAAATACtttggaaaaagatgctgctaagatATACACCAGGTCTATATTCTTTGATCAGCAAATAGAGATTCATGGAACAATTTCCGAATGTCTGCCGATGGACACCAAAATCGAGGGTCCACAGATCAGGATATTGATGAAAGACTTTAAAGCCCATGGAGATGGTTTATTAGAG atgtttggtgttaaagaaatacCAAACAAATATTTTATGAAGAGATGGACAAAGGATGTGGTTCCGAATGAATTAAATGTGAAGTACAATTTAAGGGTGGGTGACAAGGATGTGCAACACAAGGCTAAATGGATTGCTCGTGTAATCATCCAcacaggggagtatttg ATACTGAAAGGCAAACAACAAGGCAAACAACAAGGCAAACagcaaaagaagaagatgaagggtgTCCAGATTGAAAAAGATCCCAGAGATAAAGACAACGAGGTCGAAGACGATAAAGAGGAATATGAGTTTGAAGATTACAGTAGTGATGatggatctgaagaagaagatcagtgggaGGAGGTTTCagaagatgatgaggaagattaa